A single region of the Candidatus Bathyarchaeota archaeon genome encodes:
- a CDS encoding histone deacetylase, producing MGGENLTITGLVYHPTYLKHDTGWGHPERPERISRTFLTLKKKGLLDNPKIKVLTPEPADIEDLASVHSKEYIEKIRLVSISGGALTTDTPLKPETFEIARLSAGGAIHAGKAVAENDVKNSFALIRPPGHHAGRDYGGGFCYFNNVAVMIEYLRKNFGMRRFMIIDWDVHHGNGTQDIFYRDPSVLYFSTHQMPLYPGTGYITEIGEGEGRGYTVNLPLPAGTPGDVYDQIIGELIIPLAEEFKPDMIVASAGFDAYYGDPIANLQFTTQTYINITSRLIELTDKVCKGRLTMILEGGYDLEAVPKIITEVISTLAGLGNYAIEDSHLPIEQGKIREVEDRIRKLKTILSDYWKTLR from the coding sequence ATGGGAGGTGAAAATCTGACAATTACAGGCTTAGTCTACCATCCAACCTATCTTAAACACGATACCGGCTGGGGCCATCCTGAGAGGCCTGAAAGGATAAGTAGAACCTTTCTAACCCTAAAGAAGAAAGGCTTGTTGGATAACCCCAAAATAAAGGTTTTAACACCCGAACCGGCAGATATTGAAGACTTAGCCTCAGTCCACAGTAAGGAGTATATTGAGAAGATTCGATTGGTAAGCATCTCAGGCGGCGCCTTGACAACTGACACTCCATTAAAACCTGAGACTTTTGAGATAGCGAGGTTGAGCGCCGGAGGTGCAATCCATGCAGGTAAAGCTGTAGCTGAAAACGATGTGAAAAACTCTTTTGCTCTTATTCGCCCTCCAGGTCACCATGCGGGTAGAGACTATGGTGGAGGCTTCTGCTACTTTAACAATGTAGCCGTCATGATCGAATATTTAAGGAAAAATTTTGGGATGAGACGATTTATGATCATAGACTGGGATGTCCACCATGGAAACGGAACCCAAGACATATTCTATAGGGATCCATCGGTGTTATATTTCTCAACACACCAGATGCCCCTCTATCCTGGAACGGGGTACATCACCGAAATAGGTGAAGGTGAGGGCCGAGGCTACACTGTGAACCTTCCCTTACCTGCAGGTACCCCAGGGGATGTTTATGACCAGATAATTGGAGAACTTATAATCCCCTTAGCTGAGGAGTTCAAGCCCGACATGATTGTTGCTTCGGCGGGGTTCGATGCTTACTATGGGGATCCGATAGCAAACTTACAGTTCACAACTCAAACATACATAAACATAACAAGTAGACTCATTGAACTCACGGATAAGGTTTGCAAAGGCCGTTTAACCATGATCCTTGAGGGAGGATATGACCTAGAAGCTGTTCCAAAAATTATAACGGAGGTAATCTCGACCTTAGCTGGACTGGGCAACTATGCGATTGAAGATTCACATCTTCCAATAGAGCAGGGTAAGATTAGAGAAGTTGAGGATAGAATAAGAAAGCTCAAGACAATTCTTAGTGACTACTGGAAAACATTAAGGTAG
- a CDS encoding DEAD/DEAH box helicase → MFSGVFELLQEPVRHQIERQGIVEASEIQRLSIPHILRGENVLLIAPTGTGKTLAAMLPIFDLYISIRKASKPAGIAILYITPLRALNRDLLRRLMESGRDLGLDVQVRHGDTPTSVRMRQAKNPPDMLITTPETLQAILPGRKMKEHLRNVRWVVIDEIHELAGDKRGVQLSLALERLSRIAKHRFQRIGLSATIGEPEKVADFLSGSGNKAVIVRSTELKDLDVKIEYVNPSKKDCEEAERLGIPASAVSRIKRICELISSSRSTLIFTNTREHAEALGSQVYALGYGNLVKIHHGSLSREIREEVESEFQTGKLKSVICTSSLELGIDIGTVDLVLQYTSPREATRLIQRVGRSGHQIKCLPKGYVIATWADDILESAILLKHVREGRLERVKIHEKALDVLAHQIVGLILDSGRITLGEAYETVKGAYPYRDIAPETFHDVVKQLHQQRILNLRGETLTAKYPNTHRYYYENLSVIPDVKKYTVFDFNMKRRLGTLDQDFVARRCRTGAEFIMHGNTWRVISLDDENLSVEVEAATPTLNAIPSWEGEIIPVDYYVAVEVGGLREAFLKTESSRGDLTELSNLLHIDNSAAAKVLEAIEKHTRDYPLPTDKRIVVEQFENCIIIHSCFGNLVNETFGLILAAMLQAKYGTSILTQVDAYRIALITPTKLHPKTVSDILLNLKPGDVANIVEGAIENTEMFAWRHWHVAKRFGAVEAKADYTMRRARLLVEAYRETPINFETKREILLEKMDVEKTSEVISKVSTGEIKIEAVQQKGIDCSPLALPIVDKIVPHNLLRPAIPSQPLAEIVKERLMSTNIKLVCVFNGDWEGVRAVKTLPDTIKCPKCGSTLIAVTYHGDQELLSIIVKKRAKKRLDAEEEEQWNRAWRSASLVQTAGKRAVLTLAARGVGPATAARILRRYVRSEAEFYAEILKAEREYQRTRLFWD, encoded by the coding sequence ATGTTCAGCGGCGTATTTGAGCTTCTCCAGGAGCCTGTTAGACATCAAATTGAGCGTCAAGGAATAGTTGAGGCCAGTGAAATTCAGAGGCTCTCCATCCCTCACATTTTGAGAGGTGAGAACGTTCTTCTAATAGCCCCGACAGGAACAGGAAAGACCTTGGCCGCTATGCTACCGATCTTTGACCTCTACATTTCAATCAGGAAAGCTAGTAAGCCTGCTGGAATAGCGATCCTCTACATAACCCCCCTCAGGGCTTTGAACCGTGACCTTTTAAGAAGACTCATGGAGAGCGGTAGGGACCTCGGCTTAGATGTTCAAGTGAGACATGGAGACACACCCACCAGCGTCAGGATGAGACAGGCCAAAAACCCTCCAGACATGTTGATAACAACTCCTGAAACCTTGCAGGCAATTCTTCCAGGTAGGAAGATGAAGGAACATCTTAGAAATGTAAGATGGGTGGTGATAGATGAGATTCATGAGCTCGCCGGGGACAAGAGGGGAGTGCAATTATCTCTCGCACTTGAAAGACTCTCAAGAATCGCCAAACATAGATTTCAAAGGATCGGCCTCTCAGCAACAATAGGTGAACCTGAGAAGGTAGCTGATTTTCTTTCAGGTTCGGGGAATAAGGCAGTGATAGTGAGGTCTACTGAACTTAAGGATCTCGATGTCAAAATAGAATATGTCAACCCAAGTAAAAAGGATTGTGAGGAAGCTGAGAGGCTCGGTATCCCAGCCTCAGCCGTAAGTAGGATCAAAAGAATATGTGAACTCATCTCAAGTAGCCGCTCAACCTTAATATTCACAAACACTAGGGAACATGCTGAAGCCTTAGGCTCCCAAGTCTACGCTTTAGGATATGGAAACCTAGTGAAGATTCATCACGGCTCCCTCTCCCGAGAGATAAGAGAGGAGGTTGAATCTGAATTTCAAACTGGCAAACTGAAAAGTGTCATATGCACCTCATCCCTAGAGTTGGGTATAGACATTGGAACAGTAGACTTAGTGTTACAGTATACGTCGCCGAGGGAAGCTACAAGACTCATTCAAAGGGTTGGGAGGAGCGGCCACCAGATAAAATGTCTTCCAAAAGGATATGTGATAGCAACTTGGGCTGATGATATACTTGAATCTGCAATTCTGCTTAAACATGTCAGGGAGGGTCGACTTGAAAGAGTCAAGATCCATGAGAAAGCACTTGATGTTTTAGCCCATCAAATAGTTGGCTTAATTCTGGATTCGGGTAGGATCACTTTAGGGGAAGCCTACGAGACAGTTAAGGGGGCATATCCCTACAGAGACATTGCACCTGAAACATTTCATGATGTAGTCAAGCAACTCCACCAACAGAGAATACTCAATCTTAGAGGAGAGACCTTAACAGCCAAGTATCCTAACACACATCGTTATTATTATGAAAACCTCTCAGTTATACCCGACGTCAAGAAATACACAGTTTTCGACTTCAACATGAAGAGAAGGCTTGGGACCCTAGATCAAGACTTCGTTGCAAGACGCTGCCGCACAGGAGCAGAATTTATAATGCATGGAAATACTTGGCGGGTAATAAGCCTTGACGATGAAAATTTGAGTGTAGAAGTTGAGGCTGCAACACCAACTCTCAATGCAATACCGAGCTGGGAAGGTGAAATAATTCCTGTAGATTATTATGTAGCCGTAGAGGTTGGAGGTTTAAGAGAGGCCTTCTTGAAGACGGAGAGTTCAAGAGGAGATCTTACAGAACTATCTAATCTCTTACATATAGACAACTCAGCTGCAGCTAAGGTTCTGGAAGCGATTGAAAAGCATACTCGAGACTACCCACTACCCACAGACAAGCGGATAGTCGTAGAACAGTTTGAAAACTGCATCATTATTCACTCATGCTTTGGCAACTTAGTGAATGAGACATTCGGCCTCATACTGGCTGCTATGTTGCAGGCGAAGTATGGAACAAGCATCTTAACTCAAGTCGACGCTTACAGGATAGCCCTAATAACACCCACCAAACTCCATCCTAAAACAGTCTCAGATATTCTCCTAAACCTGAAACCAGGAGATGTCGCCAATATTGTGGAGGGAGCTATCGAAAATACTGAGATGTTTGCTTGGAGGCATTGGCATGTCGCCAAGAGGTTTGGCGCCGTTGAAGCGAAGGCAGATTATACTATGCGAAGAGCCAGACTGCTTGTGGAAGCATACCGTGAAACACCAATAAACTTCGAGACGAAACGTGAGATTCTCCTTGAGAAGATGGATGTTGAAAAGACGTCTGAAGTAATAAGTAAAGTTTCAACAGGCGAAATTAAAATTGAAGCTGTACAGCAGAAAGGAATAGACTGCTCCCCCCTCGCATTGCCTATAGTTGATAAAATAGTTCCACACAACCTGTTAAGACCTGCAATCCCTAGCCAGCCACTCGCTGAAATAGTAAAGGAGCGGTTGATGTCTACAAACATCAAATTAGTGTGCGTCTTCAACGGAGATTGGGAAGGCGTGCGAGCTGTGAAGACTCTGCCTGACACTATAAAATGCCCAAAATGTGGGTCGACCCTGATCGCCGTAACCTATCATGGAGACCAAGAACTTTTATCTATTATAGTCAAGAAGAGAGCTAAGAAAAGACTTGACGCTGAAGAAGAAGAGCAATGGAACAGAGCTTGGAGATCTGCCAGCCTAGTCCAGACAGCAGGTAAGAGAGCAGTCTTAACCTTAGCTGCAAGGGGAGTTGGACCTGCAACAGCAGCCCGAATATTGAGGCGTTACGTTAGAAGTGAGGCCGAATTCTATGCGGAAATATTGAAGGCTGAAAGGGAGTATCAACGAACTAGACTGTTCTGGGATTAA
- a CDS encoding AAA family ATPase, producing the protein MCSELQTEKGAQHSGLSLDLIFKGNLILLAGNPGTGKTCLSMKFIVEGALSGEPGLYVTFVEDKDSLASNLSKQLGCNIKKLQDDGRLKILDLVAMKENGVPANIDIVLEEVKNLGAKRVVIDSFSAIAQAFKDPLDVRNVAHMILSRMIRRMGCTTVMIEEVPLGESKISTGIEEFIADTVILLRTREVDERLIRELEVKKLRGAPIPNYKVLFTLQDCGKIFQPYKPKSISEPRRFQTIPDPPDSYSTGIPDLDVILDGGYPKGSSNLLEVDSEIPWSCYAHLVRCTELNFLSKGYAFISFPFMGRTAQQIRSTIIPYIDEETFNKNARIADFIASGRGEPYILTVSEKNLDEAVEQMFREIEVIKAGLNKPVFSFIDLTTIEHVYGRDAELKVLGREIASVRRSGDIRLYFARPSVTLTKEIGDIADVHLRMRMVDGTAVIYGVRPYTGVYHYDIDTSLGYPMPKLTPIT; encoded by the coding sequence TTGTGCAGTGAATTGCAAACTGAGAAAGGAGCCCAACATTCTGGTTTAAGTCTGGATCTCATCTTCAAAGGCAACCTGATACTTTTGGCGGGAAACCCTGGGACGGGGAAGACCTGCCTGTCAATGAAGTTTATAGTTGAAGGCGCCCTCTCAGGGGAGCCGGGCCTTTACGTCACATTTGTTGAAGATAAAGATTCACTTGCGTCTAATCTGTCTAAACAGCTTGGATGCAACATCAAGAAGTTGCAGGACGATGGAAGACTCAAGATTTTAGATTTAGTAGCTATGAAGGAGAATGGCGTACCTGCAAATATAGATATTGTGCTTGAAGAGGTTAAAAATTTGGGTGCCAAGAGGGTCGTAATAGACTCTTTCTCTGCAATAGCTCAAGCGTTCAAGGATCCTCTCGACGTAAGGAACGTTGCCCACATGATTCTGAGTAGAATGATAAGAAGGATGGGTTGCACAACGGTTATGATCGAAGAGGTGCCTCTAGGTGAATCCAAGATTAGTACAGGCATCGAAGAATTCATCGCCGACACCGTGATCCTACTTAGAACAAGAGAGGTTGATGAAAGGTTGATCAGAGAACTTGAGGTCAAGAAACTTAGGGGGGCACCTATCCCTAATTATAAGGTATTATTCACACTTCAGGATTGCGGCAAAATCTTTCAACCGTACAAACCCAAGAGCATAAGCGAGCCTAGGAGGTTCCAAACAATACCAGACCCACCTGACAGCTACTCCACAGGCATTCCGGATTTAGACGTTATTCTCGATGGGGGATATCCTAAGGGGAGCTCAAACCTGCTAGAGGTCGACTCTGAAATCCCATGGTCCTGCTATGCGCATCTGGTTAGATGCACTGAACTAAACTTTCTGTCAAAGGGATATGCCTTTATATCTTTTCCATTCATGGGAAGGACTGCCCAACAGATTAGGTCGACAATCATCCCTTACATTGATGAAGAGACTTTCAATAAGAATGCCAGGATTGCGGATTTTATAGCGTCTGGGAGGGGGGAGCCTTACATATTGACTGTTAGTGAGAAGAATTTGGATGAGGCCGTCGAACAAATGTTTAGGGAGATTGAGGTGATAAAGGCAGGTCTGAATAAACCTGTATTCTCATTCATAGATCTAACAACCATCGAGCATGTTTATGGTAGGGATGCTGAACTGAAGGTTTTGGGTAGAGAGATAGCGAGCGTCAGGCGCAGTGGAGATATAAGACTCTACTTTGCTAGGCCATCGGTAACACTTACAAAGGAGATAGGGGACATAGCAGACGTTCATCTGCGAATGCGCATGGTTGATGGGACAGCGGTGATATATGGAGTGAGGCCGTACACTGGGGTGTACCACTACGATATAGACACATCTCTAGGCTATCCTATGCCCAAGCTCACACCTATAACATAA
- a CDS encoding AbrB family transcriptional regulator, whose translation MGLKSKVSKAKIGTSSLRTTISEGIVEYLNLKSGDKLDWSMEIVGNATRATFVKRFEK comes from the coding sequence ATGGGTTTAAAGAGCAAGGTAAGTAAAGCAAAGATAGGCACATCGTCGCTTAGAACCACTATATCGGAGGGAATAGTTGAGTATCTAAATTTGAAATCGGGAGATAAATTGGATTGGAGTATGGAGATAGTAGGCAACGCAACCAGAGCAACATTTGTGAAGAGGTTCGAGAAATGA
- a CDS encoding site-specific DNA-methyltransferase, producing MSLEITKPLKIGYERTCRCPPQHINCLTAKEWIQNQVAIWEFFYEKRDIRDKNVHPAVFPIGLPKRCIQLFTHQGELVLDPFVGTGTTLVAALDLSRNAVGFDLKREYVELSNRRVAQAKLDAWGENPQASTMQIAICDEAHNIPQYLQPEIVSLVVTSPPYANMLNRPRLNKSIRGDLRKNKYFLQVQQYSSDPRDLGTMDPKRYAQILGEIYKGILPLLKPKAHSIINVTDLWWKEGKYGKRIPVHMYVIEEMEKVGYELRNIIIWDRRDLVNKVGIFGWPSNYITLGTTFEYILDFWRPP from the coding sequence ATGAGCCTAGAGATCACTAAACCGTTAAAGATAGGATATGAAAGGACCTGCAGATGTCCACCACAACACATCAATTGCCTTACAGCAAAAGAGTGGATTCAAAACCAAGTGGCAATATGGGAGTTTTTCTATGAGAAGAGGGACATACGGGATAAGAATGTTCACCCAGCCGTATTCCCCATAGGTCTACCTAAAAGATGTATTCAGCTCTTCACACATCAAGGAGAATTGGTTTTAGATCCTTTTGTGGGAACTGGAACAACTCTCGTAGCCGCCCTTGATCTGAGCCGTAATGCGGTGGGATTCGATCTTAAAAGAGAGTATGTTGAGCTATCAAACCGTAGAGTAGCTCAGGCGAAGCTAGATGCATGGGGCGAAAACCCTCAAGCGTCAACTATGCAAATTGCTATTTGCGATGAAGCCCATAACATACCTCAGTACCTCCAGCCCGAGATCGTATCTCTAGTAGTAACATCCCCACCATATGCAAATATGCTTAATAGACCGAGGCTGAATAAGAGTATAAGAGGGGACCTAAGGAAAAACAAGTACTTCCTCCAGGTTCAACAATATTCAAGTGACCCGAGAGACCTTGGCACGATGGACCCTAAAAGATACGCACAGATTCTAGGAGAAATATATAAAGGAATACTGCCACTGTTGAAGCCAAAAGCCCACTCCATAATTAATGTGACGGACCTGTGGTGGAAAGAGGGGAAATATGGGAAGAGGATACCTGTCCACATGTACGTGATAGAGGAGATGGAGAAGGTTGGTTATGAGTTGAGAAACATCATTATATGGGATAGAAGAGATCTAGTTAATAAGGTAGGTATTTTCGGTTGGCCGAGCAACTATATAACCCTCGGAACAACCTTTGAATATATCCTAGACTTTTGGAGGCCACCTTAA
- a CDS encoding universal stress protein has translation MMKKLLVPVDGSESSNMAVKYACEIAHKFGSEITLLCVIPPPIVLGVEAGVIDYRPLEESGRTVIEKAKRMVESAGLSASTRLETGQVADIIVNIAKEEKTDLIIIGSRGLSGVKRFLLGSVSNRVSHHAPCPVLIVR, from the coding sequence ATGATGAAGAAGCTTCTGGTCCCAGTAGACGGCTCCGAAAGCTCAAACATGGCTGTAAAATACGCCTGCGAGATAGCTCATAAATTTGGGTCTGAGATAACCCTGCTATGCGTAATTCCTCCACCAATAGTCTTAGGAGTTGAGGCTGGAGTCATAGACTACAGGCCCCTCGAAGAGTCCGGACGTACCGTCATAGAGAAGGCCAAAAGAATGGTTGAGTCCGCCGGCCTGTCAGCCTCAACGAGACTTGAGACAGGACAGGTGGCCGACATCATAGTAAACATTGCCAAAGAAGAGAAGACAGACCTAATAATCATAGGCAGCAGAGGCTTGAGCGGTGTGAAGAGGTTCCTTCTAGGAAGCGTCAGCAACAGGGTCAGCCACCACGCACCATGCCCTGTCCTCATAGTGCGTTGA
- a CDS encoding winged helix-turn-helix transcriptional regulator, with protein sequence MRIRIFHPKAYLTNRRNMERGLVSRTKILESIERKAGCVSGIAKDTGLSYASVTYHLRALRAEGIVEAVGRRPFLWRLTSLGQQKLI encoded by the coding sequence ATGAGGATACGGATATTCCATCCAAAGGCTTACTTGACGAATAGGAGGAATATGGAGAGGGGGCTCGTTTCTCGAACAAAGATTTTAGAGTCTATTGAGAGAAAGGCAGGATGCGTCAGCGGAATTGCCAAGGACACTGGACTCTCTTACGCCTCCGTTACATATCACCTCAGAGCGTTGAGGGCGGAGGGTATCGTTGAGGCCGTTGGGAGGAGACCGTTTCTCTGGAGGTTGACAAGTTTAGGCCAGCAGAAATTGATATAA
- a CDS encoding DNA polymerase II large subunit → MGASKGLAGISSSHMKYIAELERRFKECYSLAERARSLGYDPAPYPEPSVAIDLAERVEKSVGPPGVAARIRDLSRKIPREEVAFKIAEEIAQTFSRVGEEKAAEQALRTALAILGEGVTIAPLQGISSVRVKTNPDHTRYLAIYFAGPIRSAGGTEMALILVVADYIQRLMGLDRYKAMEVEARRFVEELRLYEREVARFQFKISDDELFHVFMKLPVEVNGVQTDPVEVVSFRNLPRVETNGVRGGALRVVNDGLIGRTQKVIKIVEKIGIAGWSWLKEIKPQMTDLEEAREFMYLEDVVGGRPIFSLPAARGGFRLRYGRSRNTGLAALGIHPSTMHILRDFIATGTQLRIEKPGKAGVVAAVDSIEPPVVKYADGSVYRVHDPQFAAKMKDSVTNILFLGDILVSYGEFLENNKPLAPPGFVEEWWSELLNKILFERFGDIQSGSNALELEFERMISFIRSPHKSLPTPTEALKISRNLGIPLHPRYTYFWSNLTPEEINLLRIGLSRSIEKISHEGMILEGLDGRLKNLLERICLPHIVEGSKIIIPEGEVIYECLGLGGTWNPPRDAVSGTEYISKASGIPLKEKAPTYIGARMGRPEKAKRREMKPKVHCLFPIGLSGGPRRNIIDAAKGSGVVSIDVESRICPFCNESTHMNICPRCGSSTLIERSCPRCGRKVDCDECPACKIPTTAYERRAVDIRFHLELAAKKIGMANPPEIVKCVRGMTSESRKPEPLEKGLLRAKYDLSMFKDGTIRFDATNAPLTHFKPAEVGLSLRDLARLGYIRDAYGMEISDINQLCPLEMQDIIIPESCADYFVKVASFLDELLEKFYNLPPYYNVRKKEDLIGHLAVGLSPHTSVGVVARIIGFTKANVCFAHPLWHAAKRRDCDGDEDSIMLLLDVLLNFSKSFLPRKIGGLMDAPLLLTLTVNPNEVARQAYNIEAVERLPLEFFHEAENGSDPKNITRIIETIGDRLESEKIYLQVGFTHDTSNINSGNLESVYKRLPSMLSKIEEQLHLANLVETVGAGEVAKKVLSTHLMRDLVGNLKAFACQQFRCSRCGSKFRRIPLKGVCTRCGGKISLTVHRGAVEKYLGVAERLVEKYNLGPYHEQRLRLIADEINSLFKEKHMQKQPNLIDFM, encoded by the coding sequence TTGGGGGCGTCGAAGGGTCTGGCTGGAATATCAAGTTCTCATATGAAATATATAGCTGAGTTGGAGAGACGTTTCAAAGAATGTTACTCGCTCGCTGAGAGAGCTAGGTCTTTAGGTTATGATCCTGCACCCTACCCCGAGCCATCTGTAGCGATCGATTTGGCAGAGCGCGTCGAAAAGTCTGTGGGACCCCCAGGCGTAGCTGCTAGGATCAGGGATCTCAGTAGAAAGATACCTAGAGAGGAAGTGGCTTTCAAGATAGCTGAGGAGATAGCTCAAACCTTCAGTAGAGTTGGTGAGGAGAAGGCTGCTGAGCAAGCCCTCAGAACAGCCCTTGCAATTCTAGGTGAAGGTGTAACTATCGCGCCTCTGCAAGGGATCTCCAGCGTAAGGGTGAAGACAAATCCTGATCATACGAGATATTTGGCGATCTATTTCGCTGGACCCATAAGGTCAGCCGGCGGAACAGAGATGGCTCTCATACTGGTCGTCGCCGACTATATTCAACGTCTGATGGGATTGGATAGGTATAAGGCGATGGAGGTTGAGGCGAGAAGGTTTGTGGAGGAGCTAAGACTATACGAGAGGGAAGTTGCTAGATTCCAGTTTAAGATATCTGATGACGAGTTGTTCCATGTTTTCATGAAGCTGCCTGTTGAGGTGAATGGTGTTCAGACAGACCCTGTTGAAGTAGTCTCGTTCAGGAATCTGCCGAGGGTCGAGACTAATGGGGTTCGAGGCGGAGCTCTCCGAGTAGTAAATGATGGCCTCATAGGAAGAACTCAGAAGGTCATCAAGATAGTTGAGAAGATAGGTATAGCTGGATGGAGTTGGTTGAAGGAGATAAAGCCTCAGATGACGGATTTGGAGGAAGCTAGGGAATTCATGTATCTTGAAGACGTTGTGGGTGGGAGGCCGATCTTCTCTCTTCCAGCAGCTCGTGGTGGCTTCAGGCTCCGCTATGGGAGGTCCAGGAACACAGGTTTAGCCGCCCTCGGAATTCACCCGTCAACTATGCATATTCTACGGGACTTCATAGCTACGGGAACACAGTTACGCATCGAAAAACCAGGTAAGGCTGGAGTTGTTGCCGCAGTCGACTCCATTGAACCTCCTGTCGTGAAATATGCAGATGGATCAGTCTATAGGGTTCATGATCCTCAGTTTGCGGCTAAGATGAAAGACTCGGTGACAAACATACTCTTCCTAGGTGATATTCTTGTGTCCTACGGAGAATTTCTTGAGAATAATAAGCCGTTGGCTCCCCCAGGATTCGTCGAAGAATGGTGGAGTGAACTACTGAATAAAATATTGTTTGAAAGATTCGGCGATATTCAAAGCGGATCTAACGCATTGGAGCTTGAATTTGAAAGAATGATCTCCTTCATAAGATCTCCTCACAAATCTCTTCCAACTCCGACTGAAGCCTTAAAAATTTCAAGAAACTTGGGTATCCCGTTACATCCAAGATACACATATTTCTGGAGCAACCTCACTCCGGAAGAGATAAATCTGTTGAGAATAGGCCTTTCAAGATCTATAGAAAAAATTAGTCACGAAGGCATGATCCTCGAAGGTCTAGATGGTAGACTCAAAAATCTTCTTGAAAGAATCTGTTTACCCCACATAGTTGAAGGCTCTAAAATAATTATTCCTGAGGGAGAGGTGATCTATGAATGTTTAGGCCTTGGAGGAACATGGAATCCACCAAGAGACGCTGTCTCTGGTACGGAATATATATCTAAAGCATCTGGAATACCCCTCAAAGAGAAGGCCCCAACTTATATAGGTGCAAGGATGGGCAGGCCTGAAAAAGCTAAACGTAGGGAGATGAAGCCGAAGGTTCACTGTCTCTTTCCAATAGGGCTGTCTGGAGGTCCAAGAAGAAACATAATCGATGCAGCGAAGGGCAGCGGTGTCGTATCGATAGATGTGGAGAGTAGGATATGCCCCTTCTGCAATGAGTCAACACACATGAACATATGCCCTAGGTGCGGCTCCTCCACATTGATAGAGCGTTCATGCCCAAGATGCGGAAGGAAGGTCGATTGTGACGAATGTCCGGCATGTAAGATTCCAACCACAGCGTACGAGAGGCGGGCTGTAGATATTAGGTTCCATTTAGAGTTGGCTGCTAAGAAGATAGGTATGGCAAATCCCCCTGAGATCGTTAAATGTGTTCGTGGAATGACCAGTGAATCTAGGAAGCCTGAACCCCTTGAGAAAGGCTTGCTACGTGCAAAGTACGACCTCTCAATGTTCAAAGATGGAACAATAAGATTCGATGCAACAAACGCACCCTTAACACACTTCAAGCCTGCGGAGGTCGGTCTATCCCTAAGGGATTTGGCTCGTCTAGGTTACATCAGGGATGCATATGGTATGGAGATTTCGGATATAAACCAGTTATGCCCATTAGAGATGCAGGACATAATTATTCCAGAGAGCTGCGCAGACTATTTCGTTAAAGTAGCTTCCTTCTTAGATGAACTTTTAGAGAAATTCTATAATCTTCCACCATACTATAATGTGAGGAAGAAGGAAGATCTGATAGGCCACCTGGCCGTGGGCTTATCGCCGCATACATCAGTCGGCGTCGTAGCTAGAATAATTGGATTCACCAAGGCCAATGTCTGTTTCGCCCACCCACTATGGCACGCGGCGAAGAGACGTGACTGTGACGGCGATGAAGATTCCATAATGTTACTGCTCGATGTTCTCTTAAATTTTTCAAAGTCTTTTCTGCCGAGAAAGATTGGAGGATTGATGGATGCTCCCCTCCTTCTAACCCTCACAGTGAACCCTAACGAAGTTGCGAGGCAAGCATACAATATAGAGGCTGTTGAAAGGCTGCCTTTAGAGTTCTTTCATGAGGCTGAGAATGGCTCTGACCCAAAGAATATTACTAGAATAATTGAGACTATAGGTGACCGGCTTGAGAGTGAAAAAATATACTTACAAGTAGGTTTCACACACGACACATCCAACATCAACTCCGGCAACTTGGAGAGCGTCTATAAACGTCTGCCTTCAATGTTGTCCAAGATTGAGGAGCAGCTACATCTAGCAAACCTTGTCGAGACTGTTGGAGCCGGGGAAGTTGCAAAGAAGGTTTTGTCAACCCACCTTATGAGAGACTTGGTAGGAAATCTGAAGGCTTTCGCATGCCAACAGTTCAGATGTTCAAGGTGTGGATCGAAATTTCGCAGAATACCTTTGAAAGGTGTCTGCACAAGGTGCGGTGGAAAGATCTCCCTGACAGTTCATAGGGGGGCTGTAGAGAAGTATCTTGGGGTTGCTGAGAGACTGGTTGAGAAATACAATTTGGGACCCTACCATGAACAGAGGCTGAGATTGATAGCTGACGAGATAAACTCCCTATTTAAGGAGAAGCATATGCAGAAGCAACCCAACCTCATAGACTTCATGTAG